AAATCTATTGAGACATAAAATTGAGTATTGGAGTTCTAGATGTTTAtggacacagatacagagatttAACTTGACATAAAACTAATATTTTGCTGTTGTAACATTACTTTTAGGTCCATAACCGTGAAAAGTTTGGACCAAATGTGGTCAAAAGGTCGTGCACTCCCCTTTTTTCACCGTTTGCCAACTCATGTGCGAATAAAAAAAGGTTAATGTGGTTGAACCCTAAGAACCCTTACGTGTAAATCCTATAATCTGAAGGTTGAGAGAAGTAACCAGAATTAACAAATCTGTATTAATTTAGGCCCCGCTGCATTCAATGCAACCAACTGCCAGGGGGAGCCCCCGGGTTCCCAGTCCTGGCGCGTTACGTCCATTCACACCTCCGGACCTCTCCTCCATACCTCATATGGACGGTACGCCATCTCAAAACAGTGTTCGTAACAATTTCTCACCTGCGCCCGTTCGAGCCAACGATGGACATCACGAACAAACCGGCCCTTATATCATCGGTAGTCCTATCGACCTAGGGAGTATCGACAACGTAGATAATATCGGCCTGCGGATAGATCCTTTGGCCAGTGGACGTCGAAATCGAGAACATATCGAACTACAGGAGGCTGCGATTGGCGAGACCACTTCTGAAGGTAAGTTCTTTCTACGTTATAAAAACTAACCTACAGGAAAATTTCTCTTATTTGAATTGTACTCGCTGGTCGATTTAGATAACGTTCATCGAATGCAAAATAAATGAGTACAACGAAAATACTGACGTACGTAGTGAAAGATTGAGATCGCAACGTTGAACGATCGTAAAGATACACGTTCTCATAAAAATGTACGCGAAAACGATAGCCATCGATAAGGTTTATAGTCTCAGTGGCATCCGTAATGACGAAGGTCAAGTACGTAACTTTCTATGACGCTGGAATATCTGGAAGTCTATCGGAATGCCTAATGCTCTAATTCAAAACCTGTTCGATATTGTTGAACGAACAGGATCGATTGCTTGATTTCATCTATGTTTTTATATCGTTGCAAAGTAGTTCATTTGATCTGATATTTCCTCGCAACTACGCGATGCATCGTTATGTTTTCATCAAAGTGGCATGAGCGGATTTTCCAATAAGGTTTGATATCATTCGTGCGGAGCTACCCACCCCCTTTGGCTCTCACCCTAGCCGGAACTGTCCTTGGCCCACAGTCTACTCGCGTCGAGGTTGTTTATTGATGCAACCTTAACGTTCCTGTATTCCCGGCGAGTGCTGCTCGAGTATAGCACGGTGCTGACGCCAACTTGTTGCAGATACCAGGCGCATGCGTTTTAGGGCGAACACGTGTGCAGTGCTGTCGCATTTTGCGCACAATCCCCCCCTTTAACACTGGCGTATCACACCGTTTTGGAACCCTTTTCTAAACACTCGAGTTTTCATCCTTGAATGCTGCGGAGGGTTCGAGGTCCCATTGTTTTAAATTGCACACGTGTGCAGTTTCTACACTGACGTATCAAGACATTGAGGAGCCCTCCTCATAAGTCAATTCCGATTGTTATTAGAGGTTCACACTTCTAaccttttttagaaatttttaaattaatttatgtttctagTTTCCTATACTGTATACTGATGTATAGATTCTTTTTAGATACTTTCAGAtttgaatttcttaaaattattgcaGGTAGTTGcagatatttttcaatattctttGATCTCCTTAAATCTGGATGCCCTTAAAAATACCTGGAGATGTCTGTAAATTTCTGAGTATTTTTAGACCCCGCATTTTTAGACGcccttcaaatttatatttaatttcatgaatctctaaatttatctgtttataattttttaaccagTAGAATATTTTGCTAGCGTGCAAGTTCAAAACTTGAAGTGCTCCATTTTGGTCGATCCGTCGCTATACGCGCTTCGTAGGTCTAGGTTACGATTGACCCGGCACCGCAGTTACTACACTGCATATTTCTCGAATCCGAAAGGCGGATGTTTTCGACAACTCGTCAtgcgataaataaaaattctgctTTTGTATTTTCATTGATTCCCTGAATAATCGAATATAAATCGAGGATTAAAGATTATTCGTGAAACGTTGACGACCTATCGAACCGTATATACCTCGGTAAAGAAGTAGCTGATGGCTAGTGCCACCTACGTACTACAGTCAGTCTGACGAGGAAATTTGCAAGCGTAATGTGGTCATGGATATTTTTGACTGGCGAATGTTCGTGAATTAGGCTCGGTTTcggtttaatattattatctacGGATTAATACGGTGTACTGTATTACGCGTACTCACGTTTTATGCCGAGTATGGTAGGGGTGTGGCGTCAAGCACGAGCCTTCTTCCGGCACGATGACGCAGATACGTAGCTTGTTTAACCGATCGTTATCTCGTACAGAAAAGTGTTCTGTTAGTGTATGTTAACTGTCAGACGCACAGGTTTCCACAAAATGTGCATATTATCTTTTCTTCGTCGAGCTAACGAGATTCTCGGGGACGATGAAAAAATGCCAAACTAATATAGTGAATTAATTTCGATCTAATTTGGTCGACAGTGAAGCATTCGAGTGTAAATTTGTTTACTGTTCCACGGTTATCTTGATCCCATTTAATCTGATAGTTCAAAACTCCACCTCCGATTTCTACATAGTTACACAACTTAGTAACGGTGACGTACGAATGGATAATATATCGCCGGAAGTAATTATTAAATGATTGGTGCCGAGAAACTATGGGATCTATGAGCTCAAACATTTTGTGTACACGCATCTCGCGATATGATACGTGACAGTATCAGAGAATAACTATCTAACGCCTACGGACTAGCTCGATGTTACACAATGTTTGTTTTCTgtaatgtaatttaaaatgttagGTACGTGGGATTGGTAACAATGTGTAACTCACATGTTCAGTGGTGAGCATGACGCATAGGTTTCCCTAGAGCAAATTACGTAGGGGTAAGAAACGCACCACCCGTTTTAGTTTCtccaatttttacaattcactaaattttcaacttagtGTAGATACTTGAAAACCCCCTCCAACTTTCTTAAAAAAGTTTTCGTTGCACCTGTGTATATATGCATCTGATATTGGGCGTATACGTTAAGACACTtcgatatatttataattcCGACACGTTTAAATTATGATAAGCAAAAAGTTACGTATGAAGTCAAAATCCAAAGTTTAATTCTCACAACGTAtagtaaattttgttaattattttatgcTGTTTCTTTGCTGTATAATCGTAAAATCGATTATTGTATAAGCACACATCAAATGGGAAATTATTTTCGTCCAACCGGCGTTTAAGTAATTCTCTACCGGTCTGTATTTATTGACCGCGATAAGAATTTTTTATAGAATTCCTCTTTAGATATGCAGCTATAACCTCCAAGATGTTAGCGCAAGCTACGTCAACGTTTTCTTGAATAACATAGCACAGTGACCAAGTTCTTCTTCACAGTTTGATCATCGAGTCCACGTCGTATAATTTGAACAAATGTAATAACAGTCAAATAgaatttctgattttataaCCTTGAATTATTGGCGATTAATCCATACGTGATGATCAGTTGTATTGGTATGTTATCTTATCGCGTGTTAAATTTGAATCATATTGCCGAAGGGAAGTGATGTGAAAGACATTTCAtctaacaaacaacaatatgGAAGTAGCGAGTACGAAGGTGATACAATGGTTCAACGAACTCAGAGCTCGTTTTCATCTTTATTTGTACGCTCAAAATCGTAAGTCAACATATTACGAAAACGTAACATGATTGAAGTACCACGTGATCACTAGATAAACAgataagaaacatttttagagATGCTTGGTAAAAAATATGAGCAGGGCCGGCGCGTACTGGGTCTTTTTAATTCATGACCaatcgaataaataaattatgtaataaatcTTATAGGTTtaagatattttttataatataataaaggaCTTATATACCCTCTGCGCGCCGGTTCGGATAGCTCTAAGCGAAAAATTTTTTGTAATGTCTATTGAATTAATTTTAGggaaatgtatataaaaattaactttgtaaattgtaacaaaaaatattagGATAATACGAAAGTCTTGTGTATTGGTTTTGTTATAGTTGGTCCTATAAGAGCAGAAAATGGTGGGTCCCAAGGTGACGATCGGCGGTCATCGCAACACGATAGTAGCGAGGAAAGGGTGGTTTTCATAAATGCTCCTCATCAGCctgcaaaatacaaaaataatcacatTACTACCGCAAAGTACTCATTTCTTTCGTTCATACCTATGTTCCTTTTTGAACAATTTCGTCGATACAGTAATTGCTTCTTCCTGTTCATCGCCCTTATGCaggtattaaaatttacaaatacatccATGTTAATATTTCTCAGATTCTAATGTTCACCTTTAATTTCAGCAAATACCGGATGTATCACCTACAGGTCGTTATACAACTTTGGttccattaatttttattcttagtGTGTCTGcattgaaagaaataattgaAGATATTGTAGGTATTTTTCACTATAGTTGTATCTTAATTCTTATTAGATATTTGAATAGCATTATTTGTTACAGAAAAGGCATAGGGCAGATGATGAGATCAATATGCGTGAAGTAGAGGTTTTGAGAGATGGGCATTGGCAATGGATTCAGTGGCGGCATGTTGCAGTTGGTGATGTAGTTAAGGTTAGATCTTGTTTTCATCAAGATTATTCATACTACCGCTGTTCATTGCATTCTAGAGTCATTTTGTTTGATATGCATAGGTCCGTAACAATAATTTCTTCCCTGCTGACTTGATCTTGTTATCATCATCGGAGCCACAGGGTATGTCTTTCATAGAGACTGCCAATTTGGATGGAGAAACAAATTTGAAGATACGGCAAGCCCATCCTGACACTGCCAGTCTCTTGGATACTGCAGAATTAATGAATTTTCGTGCAAATATTCAGTGTGAGCCACCAAACAGGCATCTGTATGAGTTTCATGGAGTATTAAGGGAAACTAATAAACAGTATGGATATTTTCTGTatacattttcaattaaatGGTTTGAAATTCATTGAAACAATATGAGCATATGTTCTTTAGAAGCGTAGCTTTGGGACCTGATCAAGTATTGCTTCGTGGAGCAATGCTAAGGAATACGCGTTGGGTTTTTGGTGTAGTAATCTATACAGGGCATGATACAAAACTTATGCAGAATAATACTACAACTGCACCTCTCAAAAGGTCTACATTGGACCGACTGACCAATACACAAATACTCATGTTGTTCTTTATACTTCTTTTATTGTGCCTTCTGTCTGCAGTATGCAATGTTATATGGACGAAAAGTAATAGTGATGGATTGTGGTATTTAGGTTTACAAGGTAACTTATTGATCTTCTTTATGTTTTTGCAAGTCACGATTTTATAACTGAATAATCTTTATTTATTTCAGAGGAAATGACTAAAAATTTTGCTTTTAATCTTTTaacattcattattttattcaacaatttaatTCCCATTTCATTGCAAGTTACATTGGAAGTTGTAAGATTTGTTCAAGCCACATTTATCAATATGGACATTGAAATGTACCATGCAGAAACTGACACTCCTGCAATGGCTCGTACAAGTAATCTTAATGAAGAACTTGGTATGGTTAATTATGTTTTTACCGATAAAACTGGAACTCTGACAAAAAACGTGATGGAATTTAAAAGGTGTTCAATTGGAGGAAAGATGTATGAGTAAGTATGTTAAAACATGTGATCTTTTGTCTTATATTTATTCCCATTATTTTTTACTAAATAGTAATGCCTTACAGTTTGCCAGATCCTATAAATGAGAATGAAGGTGGCAGTAGTGCTAATAGCGAATTAATTAAGGACATTATCGAAGGAAGATCAGTACAAGATTCTTCTCGTCCTGCCGATAAAAAAGCCGCGTATCATGCAAAGATACTCCACGAATTTATGATCATGCTCTCAGTATGTCACACTGTTATTCCCGAAAAAATAGATGATACTATCATATATCATGCTGCATCTCCTGGTAATTTACACACAGTTCTGTTCCTTAATATACGATTTCTGATTTATTTATCTACATTTTATTTGTTGCATAGATGAAAGGGCATTAGTAGATGGAGCACGCAAATTTAATTACGTGTTCGATACAAGAACGCCTAGCTACGTGGAAGTAATAGCTCTAGGCGAAAGGCTTCGGtacgaaatattaaatgtaatagAATTCACGTCAGCTAGGAAAAGAATGTCGGTAATTGTTAAAACGCCAGACGGAAAAATCAAACTTTTTTGTAAAGGCGCAGATTCCGTTATTTATGAAAGATTATCTCCACCCTCTGTAGAAGATAATGATCCCGAACAGACTGGTTCGAACGACTTTCGTGATGTAACCTTGGAACATTTGGAAGCGTTTGCAACTGAAGGTCTAAGAACACTTTGTTTCGCTGCTGCGGATATACCTGAAACTTTGTATCAGGTAAGCGTCATATCTACTTTATCACACTTCATTTTGCatttattaaaacttttttctTAATCAGTGGTGGCGAGAAACTTATCACAATGCAACAATTAGTTTAGCAAATCGTGAAAGTATGATCGAAAACGCCGCGAATCTTATCGAAACAAAATTAAGGTTATTAGGAGCGACTGCTATCGAAGATCAATTACAAGATCAAGTGAgtgaatttatatatattttcgtGTTTGTAATTTGCGTAATTGTAATACTCGTGATTTCATAGGTACCAGAAACGATACAGTCTCTTCTACAAGCTGATATTAATGTATGGGTATTAACTGGTGACAAGCAGGAAACTGCTATTAATATTGGCTACTCTTGTAAATTGATTACTCATGGAATGccattgtatattattaatgaaCTATCTTTAGATGTAAGGGAGAATGCTATTATTTTTGATCGTATAAATTCATGTGGACGttttgtagaataatattttgcACTTACAGAAAACTAGAGAGGTTATAATTCAACGTTGTCTTGATTTTGGGATCGATCTAAAATGTCAAAACGATGTAGCTCTCATCATCGATGGGAATACATTAGACTTCGCATTATCCTGTGATATTAGAATGGATTTTTTGGATTTATGTTCATCTTGTAAAGTTGTTATATGTTGTAGAGTTTCACCAATGCAAAAGGCAGAGGTATAATAAATCTTGATATGTTACTTTCTCAAAGGAGAAAGACACAGTTTAGTAACATAATAATTTTCCAGGTTGTCGATTTAATTACGAGTAATAAAAAAGCCGTCACACTTGCAATCGGAGATGGCGCAAATGATGTAGCCATGATTCAGAAAGCTCATATTGGTGTTGGTaagtttactaattttttacttCTATTGGAAGAAGAATACATGCTactaacatatgttatttatttgtaGGAATTTCAGGCGTTGAAGGTCTTCAGGCAGCTTGCGCTTCAGACTATTCTATCGCGCAGTTTCGTTTTCTGAAACGTTTATTATTTGTCCATGGTTCTTGGAACTATAGCAGAATGTGTAAATTGATACTATACtcgttttacaaaaatatttgccTCTACGTTATTGAATTGTGGTTTGCTATTTCCTCCGGCTGGTCCGGACAAATCCTTTTTGAACGATGGTCTATAGGTCTCTATAATGTTGTAAGTAACAGAGTCCCTGTGCAAATTACAgtgcaaatttaaaatgtcGCAAGATGTAATAGAGGTGTTTCACAACAGGTATTTACGGCAGCACCTCCATTAGCGATGGGACTTTTTGATAAAGTATGTTCCGCAGAGACTCATTTAGCTCATCCTGCATTGTATGCAACAAAGAATACTGGGGAATCTTCGTTTAATATTAAGGTGATCTCAACAATATGTTTCGCAATATGGGCCTCAGGCCCATCTTAGTCTTTATCTAGTTAATGCTTATAACATTATGCCTTACACCGAATTGTTTATACAGGTGTTTTGGATTTGGATCGCAAATGCTTTAATACATTCGTCTCTTCTCTATTGGTTGTCGTTGATGGTTCTGAAAGAAGGCGTCATCTGGTCGAACGGTAGAGATGGTGGATATATAATGCTAGGGAATTTTGTGTATACTGTACGTTTTACTTTACTACGGTTGATATGTTTCTATTGGAAATATCATTATATCTAGATTCGTCAATAGTATGTTGTAGTGACTGTATGTGGGAAGGCaggtttaataataaattcttgGACGTGGGTTACTCATGTAGCAACGTGGGGATCTATTGCACTTTGGttcttatttattttgatttacAGGTAATTTTCATGATATATATTTGCATTTATATTCACGTTGAGAGAATCATCGAAActattttgataaatttcagCAATTTCTGGCCTGCTTTGAACGTGGGAGCTGTAATGGTGGGTAACGATCGGATGTTGTTTTCGTCACCCGTATTTTGGCTGAGTTTGATACTTATACCATCGGCAGTACTGCTCTTGGATGTTACAGTTAAAGCGTAAGTTATATTTCAGTATCGATATCGGTAGATCATATCCCTAAATAATCAGTACAATGTGTacgaaataatttcaattacagAGTGAAAAATACAATATGGAAGTCTGTAACCGCGGCAGCCAGGGAAAACGAAATTAGAAAATCTGATCCCGGAGACATATTCAACAGCCATGATTACAGAAGCTCGTAAGTATTGTTacacttaatattatttttttatataaaataaaattagcgGTTTAGTACGCGTGATTCTCAATAATGAGGAATGTTCTTAGTAATTTATATCGATAAAGTACTAATAATATTTCTCCCATGTTTATAAATTTGCCTATATTAAGATGGTGTACATACTGCATGAAATATTGGTAGATAATCTGGAAAAAGTCCATTCTTTTAATGTTCAATATGCATGGCTTAATCAGTgtcatattgtaaaaataaaggtCGATCAAATGAAC
Above is a window of Megachile rotundata isolate GNS110a chromosome 12, iyMegRotu1, whole genome shotgun sequence DNA encoding:
- the ATP8A gene encoding ATPase phospholipid transporting 8A1 isoform X1; the protein is MQPTARGSPRVPSPGALRPFTPPDLSSIPHMDGTPSQNSVRNNFSPAPVRANDGHHEQTGPYIIGSPIDLGSIDNVDNIGLRIDPLASGRRNREHIELQEAAIGETTSEVGPIRAENGGSQGDDRRSSQHDSSEERVVFINAPHQPAKYKNNHITTAKYSFLSFIPMFLFEQFRRYSNCFFLFIALMQQIPDVSPTGRYTTLVPLIFILSVSALKEIIEDIKRHRADDEINMREVEVLRDGHWQWIQWRHVAVGDVVKVRNNNFFPADLILLSSSEPQGMSFIETANLDGETNLKIRQAHPDTASLLDTAELMNFRANIQCEPPNRHLYEFHGVLRETNKQSVALGPDQVLLRGAMLRNTRWVFGVVIYTGHDTKLMQNNTTTAPLKRSTLDRLTNTQILMLFFILLLLCLLSAVCNVIWTKSNSDGLWYLGLQEEMTKNFAFNLLTFIILFNNLIPISLQVTLEVVRFVQATFINMDIEMYHAETDTPAMARTSNLNEELGMVNYVFTDKTGTLTKNVMEFKRCSIGGKMYDLPDPINENEGGSSANSELIKDIIEGRSVQDSSRPADKKAAYHAKILHEFMIMLSVCHTVIPEKIDDTIIYHAASPDERALVDGARKFNYVFDTRTPSYVEVIALGERLRYEILNVIEFTSARKRMSVIVKTPDGKIKLFCKGADSVIYERLSPPSVEDNDPEQTGSNDFRDVTLEHLEAFATEGLRTLCFAAADIPETLYQWWRETYHNATISLANRESMIENAANLIETKLRLLGATAIEDQLQDQVPETIQSLLQADINVWVLTGDKQETAINIGYSCKLITHGMPLYIINELSLDKTREVIIQRCLDFGIDLKCQNDVALIIDGNTLDFALSCDIRMDFLDLCSSCKVVICCRVSPMQKAEVVDLITSNKKAVTLAIGDGANDVAMIQKAHIGVGISGVEGLQAACASDYSIAQFRFLKRLLFVHGSWNYSRMCKLILYSFYKNICLYVIELWFAISSGWSGQILFERWSIGLYNVVFTAAPPLAMGLFDKVCSAETHLAHPALYATKNTGESSFNIKVFWIWIANALIHSSLLYWLSLMVLKEGVIWSNGRDGGYIMLGNFVYTYVVVTVCGKAGLIINSWTWVTHVATWGSIALWFLFILIYSNFWPALNVGAVMVGNDRMLFSSPVFWLSLILIPSAVLLLDVTVKAVKNTIWKSVTAAARENEIRKSDPGDIFNSHDYRSSLTETARLLKNVKSVFTRRSNAASRVNVEVELSQYSIPLIDDDEINNGDGLFEEYLSCVEKPEHFYGRL
- the ATP8A gene encoding ATPase phospholipid transporting 8A1 isoform X7 codes for the protein MQPTARGSPRVPSPGALRPFTPPDLSSIPHMDGTPSQNSVRNNFSPAPVRANDGHHEQTGPYIIGSPIDLGSIDNVDNIGLRIDPLASGRRNREHIELQEAAIGETTSEVGPIRAENGGSQGDDRRSSQHDSSEERVVFINAPHQPAKYKNNHITTAKYSFLSFIPMFLFEQFRRYSNCFFLFIALMQQIPDVSPTGRYTTLVPLIFILSVSALKEIIEDIKRHRADDEINMREVEVLRDGHWQWIQWRHVAVGDVVKVRNNNFFPADLILLSSSEPQGMSFIETANLDGETNLKIRQAHPDTASLLDTAELMNFRANIQCEPPNRHLYEFHGVLRETNKQSVALGPDQVLLRGAMLRNTRWVFGVVIYTGHDTKLMQNNTTTAPLKRSTLDRLTNTQILMLFFILLLLCLLSAVCNVIWTKSNSDGLWYLGLQEEMTKNFAFNLLTFIILFNNLIPISLQVTLEVVRFVQATFINMDIEMYHAETDTPAMARTSNLNEELGMVNYVFTDKTGTLTKNVMEFKRCSIGGKMYDLPDPINENEGGSSANSELIKDIIEGRSVQDSSRPADKKAAYHAKILHEFMIMLSVCHTVIPEKIDDTIIYHAASPDERALVDGARKFNYVFDTRTPSYVEVIALGERLRYEILNVIEFTSARKRMSVIVKTPDGKIKLFCKGADSVIYERLSPPSVEDNDPEQTGSNDFRDVTLEHLEAFATEGLRTLCFAAADIPETLYQWWRETYHNATISLANRESMIENAANLIETKLRLLGATAIEDQLQDQVPETIQSLLQADINVWVLTGDKQETAINIGYSCKLITHGMPLYIINELSLDKTREVIIQRCLDFGIDLKCQNDVALIIDGNTLDFALSCDIRMDFLDLCSSCKVVICCRVSPMQKAEVVDLITSNKKAVTLAIGDGANDVAMIQKAHIGVGISGVEGLQAACASDYSIAQFRFLKRLLFVHGSWNYSRMCKLILYSFYKNICLYVIELWFAISSGWSGQILFERWSIGLYNVVFTAAPPLAMGLFDKVCSAETHLAHPALYATKNTGESSFNIKVFWIWIANALIHSSLLYWLSLMVLKEGVIWSNGRDGGYIMLGNFVYTYVVVTVCGKAGLIINSWTWVTHVATWGSIALWFLFILIYSNFWPALNVGAVMVGNDRMLFSSPVFWLSLILIPSAVLLLDVTVKAVKNTIWKSVTAAARENEIRKSDPGDIFNSHDYRSSIQHTPDRR
- the ATP8A gene encoding ATPase phospholipid transporting 8A1 isoform X2; the encoded protein is MQPTARGSPRVPSPGALRPFTPPDLSSIPHMDGTPSQNSVRNNFSPAPVRANDGHHEQTGPYIIGSPIDLGSIDNVDNIGLRIDPLASGRRNREHIELQEAAIGETTSEVGPIRAENGGSQGDDRRSSQHDSSEERVVFINAPHQPAKYKNNHITTAKYSFLSFIPMFLFEQFRRYSNCFFLFIALMQQIPDVSPTGRYTTLVPLIFILSVSALKEIIEDIKRHRADDEINMREVEVLRDGHWQWIQWRHVAVGDVVKVRNNNFFPADLILLSSSEPQGMSFIETANLDGETNLKIRQAHPDTASLLDTAELMNFRANIQCEPPNRHLYEFHGVLRETNKQSVALGPDQVLLRGAMLRNTRWVFGVVIYTGHDTKLMQNNTTTAPLKRSTLDRLTNTQILMLFFILLLLCLLSAVCNVIWTKSNSDGLWYLGLQEEMTKNFAFNLLTFIILFNNLIPISLQVTLEVVRFVQATFINMDIEMYHAETDTPAMARTSNLNEELGMVNYVFTDKTGTLTKNVMEFKRCSIGGKMYDLPDPINENEGGSSANSELIKDIIEGRSVQDSSRPADKKAAYHAKILHEFMIMLSVCHTVIPEKIDDTIIYHAASPDERALVDGARKFNYVFDTRTPSYVEVIALGERLRYEILNVIEFTSARKRMSVIVKTPDGKIKLFCKGADSVIYERLSPPSVEDNDPEQTGSNDFRDVTLEHLEAFATEGLRTLCFAAADIPETLYQWWRETYHNATISLANRESMIENAANLIETKLRLLGATAIEDQLQDQVPETIQSLLQADINVWVLTGDKQETAINIGYSCKLITHGMPLYIINELSLDKTREVIIQRCLDFGIDLKCQNDVALIIDGNTLDFALSCDIRMDFLDLCSSCKVVICCRVSPMQKAEVVDLITSNKKAVTLAIGDGANDVAMIQKAHIGVGISGVEGLQAACASDYSIAQFRFLKRLLFVHGSWNYSRMCKLILYSFYKNICLYVIELWFAISSGWSGQILFERWSIGLYNVVFTAAPPLAMGLFDKVCSAETHLAHPALYATKNTGESSFNIKVFWIWIANALIHSSLLYWLSLMVLKEGVIWSNGRDGGYIMLGNFVYTYVVVTVCGKAGLIINSWTWVTHVATWGSIALWFLFILIYSNFWPALNVGAVMVGNDRMLFSSPVFWLSLILIPSAVLLLDVTVKAVKNTIWKSVTAAARENEIRKSDPGDIFNSHDYRSSLTETARLLKNVKSVFTRRSNAASRVNVEVELSHGFAFSQEEGGSVTQTDVIRAYDTNLPKPGGM
- the ATP8A gene encoding ATPase phospholipid transporting 8A1 isoform X6, whose protein sequence is MQPTARGSPRVPSPGALRPFTPPDLSSIPHMDGTPSQNSVRNNFSPAPVRANDGHHEQTGPYIIGSPIDLGSIDNVDNIGLRIDPLASGRRNREHIELQEAAIGETTSEVGPIRAENGGSQGDDRRSSQHDSSEERVVFINAPHQPAKYKNNHITTAKYSFLSFIPMFLFEQFRRYSNCFFLFIALMQQIPDVSPTGRYTTLVPLIFILSVSALKEIIEDIKRHRADDEINMREVEVLRDGHWQWIQWRHVAVGDVVKVRNNNFFPADLILLSSSEPQGMSFIETANLDGETNLKIRQAHPDTASLLDTAELMNFRANIQCEPPNRHLYEFHGVLRETNKQSVALGPDQVLLRGAMLRNTRWVFGVVIYTGHDTKLMQNNTTTAPLKRSTLDRLTNTQILMLFFILLLLCLLSAVCNVIWTKSNSDGLWYLGLQEEMTKNFAFNLLTFIILFNNLIPISLQVTLEVVRFVQATFINMDIEMYHAETDTPAMARTSNLNEELGMVNYVFTDKTGTLTKNVMEFKRCSIGGKMYDLPDPINENEGGSSANSELIKDIIEGRSVQDSSRPADKKAAYHAKILHEFMIMLSVCHTVIPEKIDDTIIYHAASPDERALVDGARKFNYVFDTRTPSYVEVIALGERLRYEILNVIEFTSARKRMSVIVKTPDGKIKLFCKGADSVIYERLSPPSVEDNDPEQTGSNDFRDVTLEHLEAFATEGLRTLCFAAADIPETLYQWWRETYHNATISLANRESMIENAANLIETKLRLLGATAIEDQLQDQVPETIQSLLQADINVWVLTGDKQETAINIGYSCKLITHGMPLYIINELSLDKTREVIIQRCLDFGIDLKCQNDVALIIDGNTLDFALSCDIRMDFLDLCSSCKVVICCRVSPMQKAEVVDLITSNKKAVTLAIGDGANDVAMIQKAHIGVGISGVEGLQAACASDYSIAQFRFLKRLLFVHGSWNYSRMCKLILYSFYKNICLYVIELWFAISSGWSGQILFERWSIGLYNVVFTAAPPLAMGLFDKVCSAETHLAHPALYATKNTGESSFNIKVFWIWIANALIHSSLLYWLSLMVLKEGVIWSNGRDGGYIMLGNFVYTYVVVTVCGKAGLIINSWTWVTHVATWGSIALWFLFILIYSNFWPALNVGAVMVGNDRMLFSSPVFWLSLILIPSAVLLLDVTVKAVKNTIWKSVTAAARENEIRKSDPGDIFNSHDYRSSWICILSRGRRIGDPDGRDQSLRYKSSETWRHVILM
- the ATP8A gene encoding ATPase phospholipid transporting 8A1 isoform X3 is translated as MQPTARGSPRVPSPGALRPFTPPDLSSIPHMDGTPSQNSVRNNFSPAPVRANDGHHEQTGPYIIGSPIDLGSIDNVDNIGLRIDPLASGRRNREHIELQEAAIGETTSEVGPIRAENGGSQGDDRRSSQHDSSEERVVFINAPHQPAKYKNNHITTAKYSFLSFIPMFLFEQFRRYSNCFFLFIALMQQIPDVSPTGRYTTLVPLIFILSVSALKEIIEDIKRHRADDEINMREVEVLRDGHWQWIQWRHVAVGDVVKVRNNNFFPADLILLSSSEPQGMSFIETANLDGETNLKIRQAHPDTASLLDTAELMNFRANIQCEPPNRHLYEFHGVLRETNKQSVALGPDQVLLRGAMLRNTRWVFGVVIYTGHDTKLMQNNTTTAPLKRSTLDRLTNTQILMLFFILLLLCLLSAVCNVIWTKSNSDGLWYLGLQEEMTKNFAFNLLTFIILFNNLIPISLQVTLEVVRFVQATFINMDIEMYHAETDTPAMARTSNLNEELGMVNYVFTDKTGTLTKNVMEFKRCSIGGKMYDLPDPINENEGGSSANSELIKDIIEGRSVQDSSRPADKKAAYHAKILHEFMIMLSVCHTVIPEKIDDTIIYHAASPDERALVDGARKFNYVFDTRTPSYVEVIALGERLRYEILNVIEFTSARKRMSVIVKTPDGKIKLFCKGADSVIYERLSPPSVEDNDPEQTGSNDFRDVTLEHLEAFATEGLRTLCFAAADIPETLYQWWRETYHNATISLANRESMIENAANLIETKLRLLGATAIEDQLQDQVPETIQSLLQADINVWVLTGDKQETAINIGYSCKLITHGMPLYIINELSLDKTREVIIQRCLDFGIDLKCQNDVALIIDGNTLDFALSCDIRMDFLDLCSSCKVVICCRVSPMQKAEVVDLITSNKKAVTLAIGDGANDVAMIQKAHIGVGISGVEGLQAACASDYSIAQFRFLKRLLFVHGSWNYSRMCKLILYSFYKNICLYVIELWFAISSGWSGQILFERWSIGLYNVVFTAAPPLAMGLFDKVCSAETHLAHPALYATKNTGESSFNIKVFWIWIANALIHSSLLYWLSLMVLKEGVIWSNGRDGGYIMLGNFVYTYVVVTVCGKAGLIINSWTWVTHVATWGSIALWFLFILIYSNFWPALNVGAVMVGNDRMLFSSPVFWLSLILIPSAVLLLDVTVKAVKNTIWKSVTAAARENEIRKSDPGDIFNSHDYRSSRSCSRRRWLIWCWASVWSPRRRNKIRIYPLTIAARDLWFTHHTEYFSSTSSHVPSS